A genomic segment from Azospirillum thiophilum encodes:
- a CDS encoding UdgX family uracil-DNA binding protein (This protein belongs to the uracil DNA glycosylase superfamily, members of which act in excision repair of DNA. However, it belongs more specifically to UdgX branch, whose founding member was found to bind uracil in DNA (where it does not belong), without cleaving it, appears to promote DNA repair by a pathway involving RecA, rather than base excision.) — protein sequence MDLKDGADLDGFRRALRGLVAAGVEPDDVVWSGGAAPSLFGDAAPLPADAPPVPLPRPVGALIGTVVCHRDPERYALLHRLVRRVVRGERDILDHHADPLVHRLALLDKAVRRDLHKMHAFLRFHEVHDPDGAERYVAWFEPGHFIVEATAPFFVERFESLVWTILTPVGSLQWDRRSLTVGPAALRPEGLDRDDRFAEGWQRYYESTFNPARVNPTAMRAEMPRKYWANLPEAAAIPALIRSAPARVQAMIEAEAAAPRRRTPDRAVAAMARQEPASLAELNRIILAADPLVPGATKAVLGEGPEGAAIAIVGEQPGDQEDLEGRPFVGPAGQLLTRALEEAGIERGGAYLTNAVKHFKFAARGKRRLHQSPTAGEVKHYRWWLMKELGFVRPRLVVALGATAALALTGRSVSVLRERGPMRFCRTGSEGWDGFVTVHPSYLLRLPAGDGAEQACRDFVADLRQARGMVEGPG from the coding sequence GTGGACCTGAAGGACGGCGCCGACCTCGACGGCTTCCGCCGCGCGCTGCGCGGGCTGGTCGCCGCGGGCGTGGAGCCCGATGACGTGGTTTGGAGCGGCGGGGCGGCGCCGTCGCTGTTCGGGGATGCGGCTCCGCTGCCGGCCGATGCGCCGCCGGTTCCGCTGCCCCGGCCGGTGGGGGCGCTGATCGGTACCGTGGTATGCCACCGCGATCCGGAACGCTACGCCCTGCTGCACCGGCTGGTCCGGCGGGTGGTGCGGGGGGAGCGCGACATCCTCGACCACCATGCCGACCCGCTGGTCCATCGGCTGGCGCTGCTCGACAAGGCGGTACGGCGCGACCTGCACAAAATGCACGCCTTCCTGCGCTTCCATGAGGTCCACGATCCCGATGGAGCCGAACGCTACGTCGCGTGGTTCGAGCCCGGCCATTTCATCGTCGAGGCCACCGCCCCCTTCTTCGTCGAGCGCTTCGAGAGCCTGGTCTGGACCATCCTGACGCCGGTGGGATCCCTGCAGTGGGACCGGCGCTCGCTGACCGTCGGGCCGGCGGCTTTGAGGCCGGAGGGGCTCGACCGCGACGACCGCTTCGCCGAGGGCTGGCAGCGCTATTACGAGAGCACCTTCAACCCGGCGCGGGTGAACCCCACCGCGATGCGGGCGGAGATGCCGCGGAAATACTGGGCCAACCTGCCGGAGGCGGCGGCGATCCCGGCGCTGATCCGCTCCGCCCCCGCGCGGGTCCAGGCGATGATCGAGGCCGAAGCCGCCGCCCCCCGCCGCCGCACCCCCGACAGGGCCGTCGCCGCCATGGCCCGGCAGGAGCCGGCGAGCCTCGCAGAACTGAACCGCATCATCCTGGCCGCGGATCCATTGGTGCCGGGAGCGACGAAGGCGGTGCTGGGCGAGGGGCCGGAGGGGGCCGCCATCGCCATCGTCGGCGAGCAGCCGGGCGACCAGGAGGACCTGGAGGGCCGTCCCTTCGTCGGTCCGGCCGGGCAGCTGCTGACACGCGCGCTGGAAGAGGCCGGCATCGAGCGCGGCGGCGCCTACCTGACCAACGCGGTGAAGCACTTCAAGTTCGCCGCCCGCGGCAAGCGCCGCCTGCACCAGTCGCCGACCGCCGGCGAGGTGAAGCATTACCGCTGGTGGCTGATGAAGGAGCTGGGCTTCGTCCGCCCGCGCCTGGTGGTGGCGCTGGGCGCCACCGCGGCACTCGCGCTCACCGGGCGCAGCGTCTCGGTGCTGCGGGAACGCGGGCCGATGCGGTTCTGCCGAACGGGATCGGAGGGGTGGGACGGCTTCGTCACCGTCCACCCCTCCTACCTGCTGCGCCTGCCGGCCGGTGACGGCGCGGAGCAGGCCTGCCGGGACTTCGTCGCCGACCTGCGGCAGGCGCGGGGAATGGTGGAAGGACCGGGGTGA
- a CDS encoding putative DNA modification/repair radical SAM protein, with protein MDDALLDKLGILADSAKYDASCASSGAKRRTGGPDGLGSTTGAGICHAYTPDGRCVSLLKILLTNYCLFDCAYCINRRSSNVRRARFSVDEVVRLTLGFYKRNCIEGLFLSSGIVRSPDYTMEQLMLVARTLRRDHGFAGYIHLKTIPEASPWLIEQAGLWADRLSINLELASDRSLKEFAPEKDGGAIKAVMGQIGERILEAKEEKRRFSPAGQSTQMIVGADASTDLSVLETSDTLYRRYGLRRVYYSAFSPIPEASSALPAKPPPLQRENRLYQADWLLRYYGFTVEEIAAGGEGGMLDLGIDPKLAWALKNRGRFPVDVNSADREMLLRVPGLGARAVDKIVEARRHTTLRLEDVARLSSGLKRARAFLIAADHHPGGLTDRTDLRQRLVAPPKQLSLF; from the coding sequence GTGGATGACGCGCTGCTCGACAAGCTTGGGATTCTGGCCGACTCGGCGAAATACGACGCCTCCTGCGCCTCGTCGGGGGCCAAGCGCCGGACGGGCGGGCCGGACGGATTGGGCTCGACCACCGGGGCCGGCATCTGCCACGCCTATACGCCGGACGGGCGCTGCGTCTCGCTGCTCAAGATCCTGCTGACCAACTATTGCCTGTTCGACTGCGCCTACTGCATCAACCGCCGCTCCTCCAACGTGCGGCGCGCCCGCTTCAGCGTGGACGAGGTGGTTCGGCTGACGCTGGGCTTCTACAAGCGCAACTGCATCGAAGGACTGTTCCTGTCCTCCGGCATCGTCCGCTCGCCCGATTACACGATGGAGCAGCTGATGCTGGTGGCGCGCACGCTGCGGCGCGACCATGGCTTCGCCGGCTACATCCACCTGAAGACGATCCCGGAGGCCAGCCCCTGGCTGATCGAGCAGGCCGGGCTGTGGGCCGACCGGCTGTCGATCAACCTGGAACTCGCCTCCGACCGCAGCCTGAAGGAATTCGCGCCGGAGAAGGACGGCGGCGCGATCAAGGCGGTGATGGGGCAAATCGGCGAGCGCATCCTGGAGGCCAAGGAGGAGAAGCGCCGCTTCTCCCCCGCCGGCCAGAGCACCCAGATGATCGTCGGCGCCGACGCCTCCACCGACCTGTCGGTGCTGGAGACCAGCGACACGCTCTATCGCCGCTATGGGCTGCGCCGGGTCTATTATTCGGCCTTCAGCCCGATCCCGGAGGCAAGCTCCGCCCTGCCGGCCAAGCCGCCGCCGCTGCAGCGCGAGAACCGGCTGTACCAGGCCGACTGGCTGCTGCGCTATTACGGCTTCACGGTGGAGGAGATCGCCGCCGGCGGCGAGGGCGGGATGCTGGATCTGGGCATCGATCCCAAGCTGGCCTGGGCCCTGAAGAACCGCGGGCGCTTTCCGGTCGACGTCAACAGCGCCGACCGCGAGATGCTGCTGCGCGTGCCGGGGCTGGGGGCGCGGGCGGTCGACAAGATCGTCGAGGCGCGGCGCCACACCACCCTGCGGCTGGAGGATGTGGCCCGGCTGTCGTCCGGGCTGAAGCGGGCGCGCGCCTTCCTGATCGCCGCCGACCATCATCCGGGCGGGCTGACCGACCGCACCGACCTGCGGCAAAGGCTGGTGGCGCCGCCCAAGCAGCTCAGCCTGTTCTGA
- a CDS encoding tetratricopeptide repeat protein encodes MATLQEALTAALDHQEAGRFDKADILYRRILEASPGHPHALHLWGILAALTGRPEEATGRIGQAIAAAPDIADFHVNLARVQAALNRPDQAARHYAHAAALRPEEAETRFQLAGLLQDLGQAARARNGFRTVLVLDPAHPGALLRLAATERGLGRAVAAARIDLALALGDPVLWNELANRLKGGRRRGEALAQSVTGYGRGLVLLPGNPVLLNNRADSWLRLDRLEAAEEDARAAVAAAPGFAAGWNTLGSVLMAQGRAGEAAGAYEQAAGIDPATNTQARFNRSIALLTLGRLAEGWDEYEQGWAASSGRLPRVGFPQPLWDGRPLADGALLVWGEQGLGDEVMFASLIPQLVRDRLRVVLDCDARLAPLFARGLPNVTVVARTEPLLSGRLTAPDVVAQIPAGSLPRLMRRRIGDFAGRQPPFLKADPGRVAELRRRIGNGHGHRLVGLSWSSKNASVGHLRSIPAGRRAGRWGCQTGQPAIWRRRGGGRRRRHRRSGVGCLGRHRRAGGADRRHGSGGVGGQLDRPSHRRAGMSGLGAASPCRRLALDAGVRRHGLVSVGLAVPAGGAGRLGRRAAQGACGELRGPPPEARFCPRHSACLLPSKEHIANIGTGEGSLHGG; translated from the coding sequence ATGGCAACATTGCAGGAAGCGCTGACCGCGGCGTTGGACCATCAGGAGGCCGGCCGCTTCGACAAAGCCGACATCCTGTATCGCCGTATCCTCGAGGCATCCCCCGGCCATCCCCATGCGCTTCACCTGTGGGGCATCCTGGCGGCGCTGACCGGACGGCCGGAGGAAGCCACAGGCCGGATCGGGCAGGCCATCGCCGCCGCTCCCGACATCGCCGATTTCCATGTCAATCTGGCGCGGGTCCAGGCCGCGCTGAACCGGCCAGACCAGGCCGCCCGCCATTACGCCCATGCCGCCGCCCTGCGGCCGGAGGAGGCGGAGACGCGCTTCCAACTGGCGGGGCTGCTCCAGGATCTGGGGCAGGCCGCGCGGGCGCGGAACGGCTTCCGCACGGTGCTGGTGCTGGACCCGGCCCATCCCGGGGCGCTGCTGCGGCTGGCGGCCACGGAACGGGGGCTCGGGCGGGCCGTGGCGGCCGCACGGATCGACCTGGCGCTCGCCCTCGGCGACCCCGTCCTGTGGAATGAGCTTGCCAACCGGCTGAAGGGGGGAAGGCGGCGGGGAGAGGCCCTTGCGCAGTCGGTGACCGGCTATGGCCGCGGGCTGGTCCTGCTGCCGGGCAACCCCGTGCTGCTGAACAACCGCGCCGACAGCTGGCTGAGGCTGGACAGGCTGGAAGCGGCGGAGGAGGACGCGCGGGCCGCGGTCGCCGCGGCCCCCGGCTTTGCCGCCGGCTGGAACACGCTGGGCTCCGTCCTGATGGCACAGGGGCGTGCCGGGGAGGCGGCGGGCGCCTACGAACAGGCGGCCGGCATCGACCCCGCCACCAATACCCAGGCCCGCTTCAACCGCTCCATCGCCCTGCTGACGCTCGGCCGGCTGGCGGAGGGGTGGGACGAGTATGAGCAGGGTTGGGCGGCATCCTCCGGCCGCTTACCACGGGTCGGCTTTCCCCAGCCGCTTTGGGACGGGAGGCCCTTGGCCGACGGCGCCCTGCTGGTGTGGGGCGAACAGGGGCTGGGTGACGAGGTGATGTTCGCCAGCCTGATCCCGCAGCTGGTCCGGGATCGCTTGCGGGTGGTGCTGGACTGCGACGCGCGGCTGGCCCCGCTGTTCGCCCGCGGCCTGCCGAACGTCACCGTGGTCGCGCGGACGGAACCGTTGTTGAGCGGCCGGCTGACCGCGCCGGACGTGGTCGCGCAAATCCCGGCCGGCAGCCTGCCGCGCCTCATGCGCCGGCGGATCGGGGATTTCGCCGGCCGCCAGCCTCCCTTCCTGAAGGCCGATCCCGGGCGGGTGGCGGAGCTGCGGCGGCGGATCGGGAACGGCCATGGACATCGGCTGGTCGGGCTTTCCTGGAGCAGCAAGAACGCCTCGGTCGGGCATCTGCGCTCCATCCCGGCTGGCCGGCGCGCTGGACGGTGGGGATGTCAAACTGGTCAGCCTGCAATATGGCGACGTCGCGGCGGAGGCCGCCGCCGCCGGCATCGCCGATCCGGGGTTGGATGCCTGGGGCGACATCGACGGGCTGGCGGCGCTGATCGCCGCCATGGATCTGGTGGTGTCGGTGGACAACTCGACCGTCCATCTCACCGGCGGGCTGGGATGTCCGGCCTGGGCGCTGCTTCCCCATGCCGCCGACTGGCGCTGGATGCAGGGGTGCGGCGACACGGTCTGGTATCCGTCGGTCTGGCTGTTCCGGCAGGAGGCGCCGGGCGATTAGGACGGCGTGCTGCGCAAGGCGCTTGCGGAGAGCTGAGGGGGCCGCCGCCGGAGGCACGATTTTGCCCCCGCCATTCGGCTTGCCTTTTGCCTTCAAAAGAACATATTGCGAACATCGGAACGGGAGAGGGAAGCCTCCACGGTGGATGA
- a CDS encoding transposase, whose protein sequence is MRAATPSFIAEFLLRTNAVDERVLAVRFEAAHHIYNACLGEALRRLDLMRQSKDWQSARAMLKGKQRTALFKATMLRFGFFSASVQKHAEACRDACWIGQHLGSHDTQTTSLRAFKAVQMHAFGKRGRPRFKGKNRLHSIEGKGDAVIRLRWQDDRPIMLWDGLALPLKLDPCDRDGWQRQALSCRTKYVRVLRRSVRGKTRWYAQLVQEGLAPRKERLPVGAGIVGLDLGPSTIAAVSDTDATLEPFCPGVADMDRVIRRLQRAMDRSRRATNPDAFNADGTYRRGARIAVRSRRYRVLAAKKAEVERCLAAERKRAHGELANRVLAQGNTIKTEKVSYRSFQRNFGRSVKRRAPSLFVSILKRKAASAGASVVEFATRTTRLSQVSHDTGECVKKPLSQRWHVLADGSRVQRDLYSAWLARFVEQDRLDAFQCALHWAAAEPLLKRAASSFNQSASGAGFALPHVRPGNRGGVGADRPLQGEGRWTEAADAVAQAGAAERSGTDTPRTPGVSYGEVQRTWRDYLC, encoded by the coding sequence ATGCGCGCCGCCACCCCGTCCTTCATCGCCGAGTTTCTACTGCGCACCAACGCGGTGGACGAGCGTGTATTGGCGGTGCGTTTTGAGGCGGCACACCACATCTACAATGCCTGCCTGGGCGAGGCGTTGAGGCGCCTCGACCTCATGCGCCAATCCAAAGACTGGCAGTCCGCCCGCGCCATGCTCAAAGGAAAGCAGCGCACGGCGTTGTTCAAGGCGACCATGCTGCGTTTCGGCTTCTTCTCCGCATCGGTCCAGAAGCACGCCGAGGCGTGCCGGGACGCTTGCTGGATCGGCCAGCACCTCGGCAGCCACGACACGCAGACCACGTCCTTGCGCGCCTTCAAGGCGGTGCAGATGCACGCCTTCGGCAAACGGGGACGCCCCCGTTTCAAGGGCAAGAACCGCCTGCACTCGATCGAGGGCAAAGGCGACGCGGTGATCCGCTTGCGCTGGCAAGATGATCGGCCCATTATGCTGTGGGACGGTCTCGCCCTGCCCCTCAAGCTCGATCCCTGCGACCGCGACGGCTGGCAGCGGCAAGCGCTGTCGTGCCGCACCAAGTACGTCCGCGTCCTGCGACGTAGCGTGCGCGGCAAGACGCGCTGGTACGCCCAACTGGTGCAGGAGGGGCTTGCCCCGCGTAAGGAGCGCCTGCCGGTCGGTGCTGGCATCGTCGGCCTGGACCTCGGGCCAAGCACCATCGCCGCCGTGTCGGACACGGATGCCACGCTGGAGCCGTTCTGCCCAGGCGTGGCCGACATGGACCGGGTGATCCGTCGTCTCCAGCGCGCCATGGACCGGTCCCGCCGCGCCACCAACCCCGACGCCTTCAATGCGGACGGCACGTACCGCCGGGGTGCGCGCATCGCAGTGCGCTCGCGCCGCTACCGCGTCCTGGCGGCCAAGAAGGCCGAGGTGGAACGGTGTCTGGCAGCGGAGCGAAAGCGTGCCCACGGCGAACTCGCCAACCGGGTGCTGGCGCAGGGGAACACCATCAAGACGGAGAAAGTGAGTTACCGGAGCTTCCAGAGGAATTTCGGCCGGAGCGTGAAGCGTCGCGCGCCGTCCCTGTTCGTCTCGATTCTGAAGCGCAAGGCTGCGAGTGCCGGCGCTTCGGTGGTCGAGTTTGCAACGCGGACGACGCGGCTGTCGCAGGTCAGCCACGACACGGGCGAGTGCGTGAAGAAGCCGCTGTCGCAGCGGTGGCACGTGCTTGCTGATGGCAGCCGGGTGCAGCGCGATCTGTACTCGGCGTGGCTGGCGCGCTTCGTCGAACAGGACAGGCTCGACGCATTCCAGTGCGCGTTGCATTGGGCGGCTGCGGAACCGCTGCTGAAACGGGCGGCGTCGAGCTTCAACCAATCTGCGAGCGGGGCGGGATTTGCCCTTCCCCACGTCCGCCCTGGCAACAGGGGGGGCGTCGGAGCGGATCGTCCGTTGCAGGGGGAGGGTCGCTGGACCGAGGCTGCGGATGCTGTAGCGCAAGCGGGAGCCGCAGAGAGGTCCGGCACAGACACCCCCAGAACCCCCGGCGTTAGCTATGGGGAGGTTCAGCGCACTTGGAGGGACTACCTTTGCTGA
- a CDS encoding DUF2076 domain-containing protein has translation MDHTERQIIDDLFAKLHQAEAQSGPRDPEAEGLIRDRIARQPAAPYLMAQAIVMMEQALAASQSRNEELERQLRERPAAPAAAPAGGGGLFGSLFGGSGKPAPQPSYPAAAPAAAAPSPAMPAGSPWGRPPAATPAYGDPRVAGYAQQPRAGGGFMAGAMQTAAGVAGGMLIGSALSGMFSGGEAMAGEAATAATDAATAATDHAEQAVEDSGWGDFGGEEEL, from the coding sequence ATGGACCACACCGAACGCCAGATCATCGACGACCTGTTCGCCAAGCTGCACCAGGCCGAGGCGCAATCCGGCCCGCGTGATCCCGAGGCCGAGGGGCTGATCCGCGACCGGATCGCCCGCCAGCCGGCAGCCCCCTATCTGATGGCGCAGGCCATCGTGATGATGGAACAGGCGCTCGCCGCCAGCCAGTCCCGCAACGAGGAGCTGGAGCGTCAGCTGCGCGAGCGTCCCGCCGCTCCCGCCGCCGCTCCGGCGGGCGGCGGCGGGCTGTTCGGCAGCCTGTTCGGCGGCAGCGGCAAGCCCGCCCCGCAGCCGTCATATCCGGCTGCTGCCCCGGCTGCCGCTGCCCCCTCCCCCGCCATGCCGGCCGGGTCGCCCTGGGGCCGCCCGCCGGCCGCCACCCCGGCTTATGGCGACCCGCGCGTCGCCGGCTACGCCCAGCAGCCGCGGGCCGGCGGCGGCTTCATGGCCGGTGCCATGCAGACCGCGGCCGGCGTCGCCGGCGGCATGCTGATCGGCAGCGCGCTCTCCGGCATGTTCTCCGGCGGCGAGGCCATGGCCGGTGAGGCCGCCACCGCGGCCACCGATGCGGCCACCGCCGCCACCGACCATGCCGAGCAGGCGGTGGAGGACAGCGGCTGGGGCGATTTCGGCGGCGAAGAGGAACTCTGA
- a CDS encoding nucleotide sugar dehydrogenase — translation MMSTPDTAPDIQASDIGALESAYRSRSARIAVIGLGYVGLPLALALTGAGFTVVGFDIDPAKTEALNDGRSYIRQIGNDRIAQAVATGRFRATTDADTFTACDAVIVCVPTPLSPQREPDLSFVEASTRLIRDRLRAGQLVVLESTTWPGTTDEVMRPILEQTGLASGRDFFLAYSPEREDPGNITFTTSTIPKVVGGDDEGARRLAVALYEQVVPQVVAVSGTRAAEATKLTENIFRSVNIALVNELKIVFEPMGIDIWEVIEAAKTKPFGFMPFYPGPGLGGHCIPIDPFYLTWKAREYQISTRFIELAGEVNTMMPRHVVDRLALALDRRSGIGLSRARILLVGMAYKKNVDDSRESPGLRLMEMLLERGAAVEYHDPFIPVLPVTREHAALAGRASIAWEPGTLAGFDAAVVVTDHDGIDYQSLAAHCPLVVDTRNAMRAVEGFADRIVKA, via the coding sequence ATGATGAGCACACCGGACACCGCGCCCGATATCCAGGCTTCCGACATCGGAGCCCTGGAAAGCGCCTATCGCAGCCGCAGCGCGCGGATCGCCGTGATCGGGCTCGGCTATGTCGGGCTGCCGCTGGCCCTGGCGCTGACGGGGGCGGGCTTCACGGTGGTCGGCTTCGACATCGACCCGGCGAAGACGGAGGCGCTGAACGATGGACGCTCCTACATCCGGCAGATCGGGAACGACCGGATCGCCCAGGCCGTGGCGACCGGGCGGTTCCGGGCGACGACCGACGCGGACACCTTCACGGCCTGCGATGCCGTGATCGTCTGCGTGCCGACGCCGCTGTCGCCGCAGCGCGAACCGGACCTGAGCTTCGTCGAGGCGTCCACCCGCCTGATCCGCGACCGGCTGCGGGCAGGACAGCTCGTGGTGCTGGAATCGACCACCTGGCCCGGCACCACCGACGAGGTGATGCGGCCGATCCTGGAGCAGACCGGGCTTGCCAGCGGCCGGGACTTCTTCCTGGCTTATTCGCCCGAGCGCGAGGATCCCGGCAACATCACCTTCACCACCAGCACCATCCCCAAGGTGGTCGGCGGCGACGACGAGGGCGCGCGGCGGCTGGCGGTGGCCCTCTACGAACAGGTGGTGCCGCAGGTGGTGGCGGTGTCCGGCACGCGGGCGGCCGAGGCGACCAAGCTGACCGAGAACATCTTCCGCTCGGTCAACATCGCCCTGGTGAACGAGTTGAAGATCGTCTTCGAGCCGATGGGCATCGACATCTGGGAGGTGATCGAGGCGGCGAAGACCAAGCCCTTCGGCTTCATGCCCTTCTATCCCGGCCCGGGGCTGGGCGGCCACTGCATCCCGATCGACCCCTTCTACCTGACCTGGAAGGCGCGCGAGTACCAGATCTCCACCCGCTTCATCGAGCTGGCGGGAGAGGTCAACACGATGATGCCGCGCCATGTGGTCGACCGCCTCGCCCTGGCGCTCGACCGCCGGTCCGGGATCGGGCTGAGCCGCGCGCGCATCCTGCTGGTCGGCATGGCCTACAAGAAGAACGTCGACGACAGCCGGGAATCGCCGGGCCTGCGGCTGATGGAGATGCTGCTGGAGCGCGGGGCGGCGGTCGAGTACCACGACCCCTTCATCCCGGTGCTGCCGGTCACCCGCGAACATGCGGCGCTCGCCGGCCGCGCCTCCATCGCCTGGGAGCCCGGGACGCTGGCGGGATTCGACGCGGCGGTGGTCGTGACCGACCATGACGGCATCGATTACCAGAGCCTCGCCGCCCATTGCCCGCTCGTGGTCGACACCCGCAACGCCATGCGCGCCGTGGAGGGCTTCGCCGACCGCATCGTGAAGGCCTGA
- the infC gene encoding translation initiation factor IF-3, with translation MAKLYDADPVREGPRLNREITARMVRLVGADGEMVGVVPLRQALEAAADADLDLVEVAPQADPPVCKILDYGKFRFEEQKKANEARKKQKIIELKEIKLRPNIDDHDYDVKMRSAIRFIEEGDKVKMTMRFRGREMAHQDLGLNVLVRVRDQLQDIAKVEQMPRVEGRMMVMVLAPR, from the coding sequence ATAGCCAAGCTCTACGACGCGGACCCCGTCCGCGAAGGCCCGCGCCTCAACCGTGAAATCACCGCCCGTATGGTCCGCCTCGTCGGCGCCGACGGCGAGATGGTCGGCGTGGTGCCGCTCCGCCAAGCGCTGGAAGCCGCCGCGGATGCCGACCTCGACCTCGTCGAAGTGGCGCCCCAGGCGGATCCGCCCGTCTGCAAGATCCTCGATTACGGCAAGTTCCGCTTCGAGGAGCAGAAGAAGGCCAACGAGGCGCGGAAGAAGCAGAAGATCATCGAGCTGAAGGAAATCAAACTTCGGCCGAACATCGACGATCACGATTATGACGTGAAGATGCGCTCCGCCATTCGCTTCATCGAGGAAGGCGACAAGGTCAAGATGACCATGCGCTTCCGCGGTCGCGAGATGGCGCACCAGGATCTCGGTCTGAACGTGCTCGTTCGCGTGCGCGACCAGCTCCAGGACATCGCCAAGGTCGAGCAGATGCCCCGGGTCGAAGGCCGCATGATGGTCATGGTGCTGGCCCCGCGCTGA
- a CDS encoding PAS domain-containing sensor histidine kinase — protein MKVEHARSAWEPISGERRFQLLVDSVGDYAIYLLDPNGIVSSWNSGAARFKGYSADEIIGRHFSSFYTDEDRAAGVPQRALATALTEGRFEAEGWRVRKDGAHFWAGVVIRAIRDETGTLLGFAKVTRDLTERRKAQQALDEAREALAQAQKMEAVGQLTGGVAHDFNNLLQAISSSLELIEQRLEAGRTDIAPFAATARAAVDRASTLTRRLLAFARRQPLKPERADLNALVVGLWDLLGRSVGEAIRLERRLGEPLWPVHVDVSQIESALLNLVINARDAMPEGGTVTVETANAGFTEADLVNDPGVEPGDYVAMSVRDSGTGMPPDVLARVFEPFFTTKPIGQGTGLGLSQLYGFARQSGGFVRIDSAVGRGTAVHLWLPRDHGAAPPSVSETGTADFPTPPPGIGRGTVLVVEDEELVRMLLVEVLQGDGYTTLEAADGTEALARLAGAERVDLLVTDVGLPGLNGRQLAEMAQARVPDLRVLFLTGYAFQALDGRPGEGADGLGRNIRMLVKPVAVDAFRAMVGSMLSAR, from the coding sequence ATGAAAGTCGAACACGCCAGATCCGCTTGGGAGCCCATCTCCGGCGAACGGCGGTTCCAGCTTCTGGTCGACAGTGTCGGCGATTACGCGATCTATCTGCTTGACCCGAATGGGATCGTCAGCAGCTGGAATTCCGGGGCTGCGCGCTTCAAGGGCTACAGCGCCGACGAGATCATCGGCCGACATTTCTCCAGCTTCTACACCGACGAGGACCGCGCCGCCGGTGTGCCGCAGCGTGCACTCGCCACCGCCTTGACCGAGGGCCGGTTCGAGGCGGAGGGATGGCGCGTGCGAAAGGACGGCGCCCACTTCTGGGCCGGCGTGGTAATCCGCGCCATCCGCGACGAAACCGGCACGCTGCTGGGCTTCGCCAAGGTCACCCGCGACCTTACCGAACGCCGCAAGGCCCAGCAGGCGTTGGACGAGGCGCGCGAGGCACTGGCCCAGGCGCAGAAGATGGAGGCTGTCGGCCAGTTGACCGGCGGCGTCGCCCACGACTTCAACAACCTGCTGCAGGCGATCAGCAGCAGCTTGGAGCTGATCGAGCAGCGGCTGGAGGCCGGCCGCACCGATATCGCGCCATTCGCCGCCACCGCGCGCGCCGCGGTGGATCGCGCCTCCACCCTGACCCGCCGCTTGCTGGCCTTCGCCCGGCGCCAGCCGCTGAAGCCGGAGCGCGCCGACCTGAACGCGCTGGTGGTGGGGCTGTGGGACCTGCTTGGCCGGTCGGTAGGCGAGGCGATCCGGCTGGAGCGCCGGCTGGGGGAGCCGCTGTGGCCGGTCCATGTCGACGTGAGCCAGATCGAAAGCGCCCTGCTGAACCTGGTTATCAACGCGCGCGACGCCATGCCCGAGGGCGGGACCGTGACGGTGGAAACCGCCAACGCCGGCTTCACCGAGGCCGACCTTGTCAACGATCCTGGGGTGGAGCCCGGCGACTATGTCGCCATGTCCGTGCGCGACAGCGGGACCGGCATGCCGCCGGACGTGCTGGCCCGCGTCTTCGAACCCTTCTTCACTACCAAGCCGATCGGCCAGGGCACCGGCCTGGGGCTGAGCCAGCTCTACGGCTTCGCCCGCCAGTCCGGCGGCTTCGTCCGCATCGACAGCGCGGTCGGCCGGGGCACGGCGGTGCATCTCTGGTTGCCGCGCGATCATGGCGCCGCTCCCCCTTCCGTTTCTGAAACCGGAACCGCCGATTTCCCCACCCCGCCGCCGGGGATTGGCCGCGGCACCGTGCTGGTGGTGGAGGACGAGGAACTGGTCCGCATGCTGCTGGTGGAGGTGCTGCAGGGCGACGGCTACACCACGTTGGAGGCCGCCGACGGTACCGAGGCGCTCGCCCGGCTGGCCGGCGCTGAAAGGGTCGATCTTCTGGTGACCGATGTCGGGCTGCCCGGCCTGAACGGCCGCCAGCTGGCGGAGATGGCGCAGGCGCGCGTCCCGGATCTGAGGGTGCTGTTCCTGACCGGCTATGCCTTCCAGGCACTGGACGGTCGGCCCGGCGAGGGTGCAGACGGTTTGGGCCGCAACATCCGGATGCTGGTCAAGCCGGTGGCGGTCGACGCCTTCCGTGCCATGGTCGGCTCCATGCTGTCCGCGAGGTGA